The Juglans regia cultivar Chandler chromosome 6, Walnut 2.0, whole genome shotgun sequence genome contains the following window.
CCAAGAATTATAGGGGCTTGGAAAGTAGATAGAGATGACAATTTCATATCAAGCACCACAAAACCCACAGGATAGTAAAATTTATCAACTTGTACCAAAACATCATCAACTATACCCCTAGGCATTTTTATAGATCTATTAGCAAGTTGCCAAATGATAGGTGTGGATTTCAGTTCACCTAAACCAAGTTGTTCATACACAGTATAAGGCAAAAAGTTGACACTTGAACCAAGATCCAACAAAGCATGACCAATTTTTGAATTTCCTATCACATAAGCAATTGTAGGTGCTCCAGGATCCTTGTATTTAGGTGGTGTATTACTCTAAATGATAGCACTAACCAGCTCAGTAAGAAAAGCTTTTTTGTGCACATTTAATCTTCTTTTCACAGTGCATAAATCCTTAAGGAATTTTGCATAGGCAGGAATTTGCTGAATAGCATCTAATAAAGGGATGTTAATCCTAACTTGCCTAAAAACCTCAAGAATTTCAGCATGATGCTTATCTTTATGCAATGAAACTAATTGCTGAGGAAAAGGAGCAGGTATAGGACAATCAATTTTCTCATGCTCATCAGACACATGCTTTCCATCTTTTTTGGAAGGGTTAGAAACCTTACCAGAATTGTATGGCTCATGTGCTGGAATATCCACCACCTTACTGCTTCTTAAAGTAGTCACTGCTTTGACTAACTTTAAGTTAGGATCTTCATTTATAGCTTGCACTTGATGAGGTTGCCCTTGTGGATTTGGTTGTGATTGTGCAGGAAATTTACCCTTCTCTTGAGTATATAAAGATGTAGTCAGCCTTGTGATGGAAGTCCTTATGTCATTAATTGCTAATGAATTCTGGTTGTTGAGTGTTGCTTGACCTTGCATGAATTGTTGAAGTATCACACTCAACTGCTGGACTGTATCTTCAAGTCCCTTTTTAGGTGCTTGAGCTGGTTGTGTACTGAATTGTGAACTTTGACTTGGATGGGGAACATAAGATGGACCAGGATGAGCTCCATATGCTGCAAAATTTGCTGGTCCTGCTGTAGGTGCAGCAAGAACATTGCTGTGCTCACCTCTCCAACTGAAGTTTGGATGATTCCTCCATCTAGCATTGGAAGTGTTCGAGTATGGCCCTGAAAAAGGTTTAGAAACCATGTTAACATTGTGAGTTTGATctaataaaacttctttaaaTGCAGGAATTGTAGGACACTCATTTGTGGAATGTCCTTGATCTTCACAAATGCCACATTTTTCTGCCACTCTTGGTACAACTTGCACctcattcacttttttcaactcaatagtCTCTAATTTCTTTGAAATTAAAGATAACCTAGCTTGCAAATCGTCCTCATCTCTTAAGGTATATTTCCCACCCCCACCAACATGTCTTGAAGTCTCATGTCTATTAATACTATCAGCAGTGTCCCAAGACTGTGCATTTTCAGACAAATAATCGAAATACTCAAATGCTTCTTCTGGTTCTTTGTTAAAGAACTCACCATTACACATCGTCTCAACAAATTGGCGCATTTTTGGTTGCAACCCCTCGTAGAAAAAGTTTATGGCCCTCCAATTCTCATATCCATGATGAGGACATGCATTCAATAAGTCTTTAAAATGTTCCCAGCAGTggtaaaatatttctatatccTTTTGACTAAAATTCATAATTTGTCTTTTCAAGGCATTGGTCCTATGCATTgggaaatattttttcaaaaattcagttTGCATTTCCTGCCAAGTCCCAATAGACCTTGGCCTTAAGGAGTTTAGCCAGGTTTTAGCCTTGTACTTTTGAGAAATGGGAACAGTTTTAACCTAATGACTTCTTCGGTGCATGTTTTATCCATGAAAGTTGAGCAAACCTCTTCAAACTCTTTGATATGCAAATAGGGATTTTCAGATTCCATGCCATGGAAATAAGGTAGCAATGGAATCGTCTCAggtttaaagttaaaattatttgcaTTCAAAGGCTGAATAATGCAAGATGGTGGGCTGGTCCTAACAGGTTGCAAGTATTCTCTAAGGGTTCTGTTATGGTTTACCACCTCCCTATCATGATGTTCATTTTCAGCCATGTTGCTGTGAGTGTCAGATGATGATTCAAGTAAAACAGATGCACCCGATGATGAAGTTAATGATTATGTCCTAACAAGTCTGAATGTGCTATCTCTAGCCCAACCAAACATACAAACTcagcaaaataaaagaaaataaagcatattgcaatctaacaaataaaagaaaaataaaagataagagcAACAAGTTAAATGAGAGGAAGTAATATCACCCAGGCTATGAAGAGGTTCACAATACTATAGACACCCTCTCAGCGTTCATAATAATACTCTGATGACACCAATTGTCCCCGGCAACAGCGCCAAAAAGTTGACTCTTTCTAAAATGTGCTTCCAAGTGTAGAAGTGTCAAGTTGTATCAAGGATAAGTCCAAGATCGTATTCCACAGGGACAAAGGATTATCAAAGCATTTGTGAAATTTAATTGGAAAGTATGATGATGTATGAGAAGTGTGAAGAAGTAAAATGAAGTATAAAACTCTTTCTTTTTcgcattttttttatgtatgtataaacaATGAGCAAAAAGGATTTTAATATACTTCTTCAAAAATGAtttaagaagataaaaaaagtatgaatttAATTCCcgtaaaaattaaatcaaaactgaaattaaagTTTCTAATCAAAGAGGCAAATTAACAAACACTTGAGTTGGGTATGGAACTCTCCTTGTTTTGGTTTCTAgaatattttctcaattaacAATCCAGTCAAGGAATTGATAAAAGGAAGATAAAAAGTTATGCTCAAGTTTTGCAATATTTTCCTAAGGGATTCACAACTTTACTAACCAAACACACTTTAACAATCAACTGAGAGGAGCCTTGATAATTTTCAAGCATTTGTTGTGCCATACGTCAAAACAAATCAAGAGCAAGAGTTGTTctctattttcaattcaaatttgaCTAGCAATAAGtgaaatcaatattcatcaacaaaatattgcaTTGAACTAGAATCCAAAACAAGTCAAGTCTCATTCCACAACCCAAGCTTCAGAAATTAGCTACACATATTATTGCTAATAgcaaaaattaatctaaataaaGTCATCATAAAATTTGAGAGCAAAAGAAACCCAAATGAGATAAATCTTAGAGTGCAAAAATAGCCTCTCAAATACACTTCAGAA
Protein-coding sequences here:
- the LOC108997816 gene encoding uncharacterized protein LOC108997816, with the protein product MRQFVETMCNGEFFNKEPEEAFEYFDYLSENAQSWDTADSINRHETSRHVGGGGKYTLRDEDDLQARLSLISKKLETIELKKVNEVQVVPRVAEKCGICEDQGHSTNECPTIPAFKEVLLDQTHNVNMVSKPFSGPYSNTSNARWRNHPNFSWRGEHSNVLAAPTAGPANFAAYGAHPGPSYVPHPSQSSQFSTQPAQAPKKGLEDTVQQLSVILQQFMQGQATLNNQNSLAINDIRTSITRLTTSLYTQEKGKFPAQSQPNPQGQPHQVQAINEDPNLKLVKAVTTLRSSKVVDIPAHEPYNSGKVSNPSKKDGKHVSDEHEKIDCPIPAPFPQQLVSLHKDKHHAEILESNTPPKYKDPGAPTIAYVIGNSKIGHALLDLGSSVNFLPYTVYEQLGLGELKSTPIIWQLANRSIKMPRGIVDDVLVQVDKFYYPVGFVVLDMKLSSLSTFQAPIILGRPFLATSNALINCRSRILKLSFGNMTLELNIFNTCRQPWNLEEVQEVNLLENILDEDFYLNLPSTDLQLSLEGVLSDLNIFDDTSNVSFAGIGHCVLWQPKFEELPPLTTPIKPSSDVILDMDLKPLPTGLKYIFLGLDNTFPVVIYSTLTLTQEEKLIEVLKKHKGQLGGQ